The following are encoded in a window of Ogataea parapolymorpha DL-1 chromosome VII, whole genome shotgun sequence genomic DNA:
- a CDS encoding Subunit of the Anaphase-Promoting Complex/Cyclosome (APC/C): MSVADQTIRQLRATILYSLDYDLLSTAEFTSERLIAQNPNNLDSIHLYALVLYKRKRYKTAYNLTASYSVQHVGCSYMFAKSCLDLKCESDGISALTRTLPLWSQLSRADDTDSRYMPDNVACYILLAKLYASVGDVRRSALNYSQVLNINPYMFEAFEELCKMGVKVKVNSIYKVNTIDEISGSLFKNVQPISADEKKGGFGFSDQKSDSRHFFKTPAHSSTGPANGGSVAQTPEQQSHTILATPRVKQLQMPDAPNRKAAKSSNFDGFKHPSAPTDSIRRKSSRNSTSITSRLLGHPLNTLTDSNFTATSGVTGASSAGSQNSKREGAGIKRVIGSTFSNAGMVGNEPRPDILQRSNDQQLLGTYAKLAKGFKAMCFYDCFKAIRIFDSLPENERNTPWVLGKLGRLHFEIVNYEEAENYFIKLRQLDRTRIEEMEYYSTLLWHLHKEMDLSFLSHELHEISKDSPEAWIAVGNLFSLNREPDEAIKCFQKANQVDKNFAYSYTLQGHEYLSNDAFENALECFRHAILLDKRHYNAFYGIGMVYLKLGDFRKAEFHFRKAVEINPVNVILICCVGMVLEKLGKKEQALRQYIFASRLQPLSMLALFKKAQALISLKRYDLALKDFEKLENLAPDEASVHFLLGKLYRIYGRKNDAIKQFTIALNLDPKGSHLIKEALESLEDEEDVDTTGHDS; this comes from the coding sequence ATGAGTGTTGCGGATCAAACAATACGACAACTTCGAGCCACCATATTGTACTCGCTAGATTATGACCTTCTATCGACTGCTGAATTCACGTCTGAACGGCTTATAGCTCAAAATCCAAATAATCTAGACAGCATTCATCTGTATGCGCTGGTGCTGTACAAACGCAAACGCTACAAAACGGCCTACAATCTGACAGCCAGCTATAGCGTACAACATGTTGGTTGCTCATATATGTTTGCCAAATCGTGCCTGGACCTCAAATGCGAATCTGATGGCATATCGGCGCTGACGAGAACCTTGCCCCTCTGGTCTCAGCTTAGTCGAGCGGACGACACTGATTCCAGATACATGCCAGACAATGTTGCCTGCTACATTCTTTTAGCCAAGCTTTATGCATCTGTTGGAGACGTGAGACGCAGTGCACTAAACTACTCCCAGGTCCTCAACATCAATCCCTACATGTTCGAAGCGTTTGAAGAATTGTGCAAGATGGGCGTGAAAGTTAAAGTGAACTCTATTTACAAGGTGAACACCATTGATGAAATTTCAGGATCTTTGTTCAAAAATGTACAGCCCATTTCTGCAGATGAGAAAAAGGGAGGCTTTGGTTTCTCTGATCAAAAATCCGACAGCAGAcactttttcaaaacccCAGCACATTCAAGCACTGGGCCAGCAAACGGTGGAAGTGTTGCCCAGACACCAGAGCAACAAAGTCACACTATATTAGCGACTCCCAGGGTAAAACAACTGCAAATGCCAGACGCACCAAATCGAAAAGCCGCAAAGAGCTCGAATTTTGATGGATTTAAACATCCATCAGCCCCAACGGATTCCATACGCCGTAAGTCTTCGAGAAATTCAACTTCTATCACCTCAAGGCTTTTAGGACATCCATTGAACACACTCACAGATTCGAACTTCACCGCGACAAGTGGAGTAACCGGGGCTTCTTCAGCAGGATCACAGAATTCCAAACGTGAGGGAGCCGGAATCAAGCGTGTCATCGGCTCGACGTTCTCAAATGCTGGTATGGTTGGAAACGAGCCAAGACCAGACATTCTCCAGAGATCAAATGACCAACAACTTCTTGGAACTTATGCTAAGCTTGCAAAAGGTTTCAAAGCGATGTGCTTTTATGATTGTTTCAAGGCAATCAGAATATTTGACTCGCTTCCAGAAAATGAACGGAATACTCCCTGGGTTCTAGGAAAGCTAGGACGTTTACATTTTGAGATTGTGAATTACGAGGAAGCCGAAAACTACTTCATCAAATTGCGCCAGCTTGACAGAACGCGGATCGAAGAAATGGAGTATTACTCTACACTATTATGGCATTTACATAAGGAAATGGATTTAAGTTTCCTCTCGCACGAACTCCATGAAATCTCCAAAGACTCGCCTGAGGCCTGGATTGCCGTGGGAAATTTGTTTTCACTGAATCGAGAACCAGATGAAGCAATAAAATGTTTCCAGAAAGCTAATCAGGTAGACAAGAATTTCGCATACTCTTATACTCTACAAGGCCATGAATATTTGTCTAATGATGCATTTGAGAATGCATTGGAATGTTTTAGACACGCAATTCTCCTCGACAAAAGACATTATAATGCATTCTATGGAATTGGAATGGTTTATTTGAAACTAGGCGATTTCCGAAAGGCAGAGTTTCATTTCCGGAAAGCAGTTGAAATAAATCCGGTGAATGTAATTCTCATATGTTGTGTGGGAATGGTTCTTGAGAAATTGGGCAAGAAAGAGCAAGCTTTAAGACAATATATCTTTGCATCTCGTCTGCAGCCTTTGTCGATGCTGGCATTGTTCAAAAAGGCTCAAGCATTGATTTCGCTGAAAAGATACGATCTGGCTCTcaaagattttgaaaagcttgagAATTTGGCTCCAGATGAGGCTTCCGTCCATTTCTTGCTCGGAAAACTCTACAGGATCTATGGACGGAAAAATGATGCTATCAAGCAATTCACTATAGCTTTGAACCTGGATCCTAAGGGCTCGCATTTAATTAAAGAAGCTCTGGAAAGCTTagaagacgaggaagatgTTGACACTACGGGCCATGATTCCTAA
- a CDS encoding Vacuolar amino acid transporter 6: MAQVNSSQGGATMRSGIINLMNTILGAGLLSVPYAIKCDGVLLGILFVLFSAFTSGLGLYLLAISASYTIPGHASFFSLSKLTVPQLGIVFDLAIAIKCFGVACSYLIVVGDLMPQIIDSICSDHTLQNYPWLSSRTLWITLFLAAILPLVYRRKLDSLKTASLVALSSVGYLVILVVVHFVHIWSGGKEDIVKGPVHLLKPNSVVAVLSSFPILVFGFTCHQNQLGIINELHDRSLASVTKMNIVSIGSACVLYIIVGLSGYLTFGDTVSGNIIAMYPNSISSTIGRIAIVILVTLSYPLQSNPARASINHVAYYINESNLADSIRSLSRSTTSSTLMTTEERRNLISQAPPLNGTALFDDSFAGDEENEGDHYVELTNTKLVVITTIIVVSSYIVAITVKSLAHVLAIVGSTGSTSISFILPGFFAYKLIGDGSAPLSTKEWILKYAGLLLLIWGFIVMTICLSATLFLGATH, encoded by the coding sequence ATGGCTCAGGTGAATAGCTCACAGGGAGGTGCTACAATGCGTTCCGGTATCATTAACCTCATGAACACTATTTTGGGAGCTGGTCTTCTTAGTGTGCCCTATGCCATCAAATGCGATGGTGTTTTATTGGGAATACTGTTCGTTTTGTTTTCAGCATTCACCTCTGGTCTTGGTTTATACCTATTGGCGATATCAGCTTCATATACGATTCCAGGCCACGCTTCATTTTTCTCTTTGTCGAAGCTAACGGTCCCCCAGCTTGGGATTGTTTTCGACCTTGCGATCGCTATCAAATGTTTTGGTGTAGCATGCTCCTATTTGATTGTGGTAGGGGACCTCATGCCTCAAATCATAGATTCGATTTGCTCTGACCATACCCTTCAAAATTACCCCTGGCTATCAAGCCGAACATTGTGGATCACATTATTTCTGGCCGCCATATTGCCGCTTGTCTACAGAAGAAAATTGGATTCTCTCAAGACCGCATCGCTTGTTGCTCTTTCTTCGGTGGGGTACTTGGTGATATTAGTCGTGGTCCATTTTGTGCACATATGGAGTGGAGGAAAGGAAGATATTGTCAAAGGACCTGTTCATTTGCTGAAGCCAAATTCAGTGGTTGCGGTTTTGTCTTCATTTCCGATCCTCGTGTTCGGGTTCACCTgccatcaaaatcaactAGGGATTATCAACGAGCTTCACGATAGATCCTTGGCAAGTGTCACCAAAATGAATATTGTTTCAATTGGCTCAGCTTGTGTTCTCTATATCATTGTTGGTCTTTCTGGTTATCTTACATTTGGGGACACCGTCTCTGGGAATATCATTGCCATGTACCCaaattcaatttcatcaacaaTTGGGAGGATTGCCATTGTGATTCTGGTCACTCTAAGCTACCCGTTGCAATCAAATCCGGCTAGGGCTTCTATAAATCACGTCGCCTATTACATTAATGAGTCGAATCTGGCAGATTCCATACGATCTCTCTCAAGATCAACGACTAGCTCGACGCTCATGACCACGGAAGAGCGTCGAAATTTAATATCTCAGGCTCCACCTCTGAATGGGACAGCTCTTTTCGATGATTCTTTTGCCGGAGACGAGGAAAATGAAGGTGACCATTATGTGGAACTTACAAACACAAAACTAGTGGTGATCACAACTATTATCGTCGTGTCATCCTACATCGTTGCCATCACAGTGAAGTCGCTTGCTCATGTGCTAGCAATTGTGGGTTCTACAGGTTCGACATCCATCTCATTTATTCTGCCAGGATTTTTTGCATACAAATTGATAGGAGATGGTAGCGCACCGCTTTCTACGAAGGAATGGATTCTAAAATACGCTGGATTGTTGTTGCTTATATGGGGCTTCATCGTGATGACAATCTGCTTGTCTGCTACTCTTTTCTTGGGTGCGACTCATTAA
- a CDS encoding Nuclear polyadenylated RNA-binding protein 3, protein MSDEEAQSDYSPEANFNDPETSEEKSNLHDGSDSEHSNPGTEVADVTEDDGATERGKADNENMHTTIEHDAPEKPSVSSPEEDEYNPESIYEEDAKDSTTTSEINQEEAAQKPVLDPVVIAKSTEDTQPEDKASDEEKQDQDEEVETKTENWPEDARPDSPPTSANGEDVDVPLFNDVIKFFLNSSLLNDADFQQLTPADKELRLLAEYNKANNTHVNVRVNFGATTSYNKPQMRPGETFQVLVPINPFCLRPDITQPMSPEERSSYEQYLRDEDTALSSGKWDNFPIGSRLFIGNLAVNTLSKEDVYRIFHPYGEVKQVNLKQGFGFVQYAKAEECSRAIEGEKNVPLHNRFMHLQVSKHQVQRAMEQQGKNTGSSKNNRGRSRSPDGGHNKNRSRSPINETEVKVITSNDSTPEFNNRILKRLKQDGLSLETEHFDLPVSEVPQEASTSAAYKGVLAVVIPHHDKLDMMIYEKTSDGGIRFDEYSEISINEAIELILSAKAKRFASASREHQSRGRSRQNNGGQNRQSKTSNQALYSSRNGKQQHQQNSGSGRYGNSRYNHQYPTAYATGSNAQPFVPRPGYGTPTPPPAPYGIPSNVGFAPSYPGYQQQLYQPMGMPQVSPPQPQGNQAQLLQTMQSMDPATLQNVLSLMQQMQTQQPGSNQQTSMPQGNALSGLLNQLQNSAPGNAPPAPSYSSSLNQPSQPSNSNASGSSSNNSQDQTNDLFETLARLKNNM, encoded by the coding sequence ATGAGCGACGAAGAAGCCCAATCGGACTATTCTCCGGAGGCTAACTTTAATGACCCGGAGACCTCTGAGGAGAAATCAAACCTGCATGACGGTTCTGATAGTGAGCACTCAAATCCGGGAACAGAGGTAGCCGACGTCACCGAAGATGATGGAGCAACTGAACGTGGCAAAGCAgacaacgagaacatgCACACTACAATAGAGCACGATGCACCAGAAAAGCCTTCAGTAAGTTCACCAGAGGAAGATGAGTATAATCCGGAGTCGATATATGAAGAAGACGCAAAAGATTCTACCACTACGTCCGAGATTAATCAGGAGGAGGCCGCCCAAAAACCAGTTCTTGACCCAGTTGTAATAGCAAAGTCAACAGAAGACACTCAACCAGAAGACAAAGCGAGTGACGAAGAAAAGCAAGACCAAGACGAAGAAGTGGAAACGAAGACCGAGAATTGGCCGGAAGATGCCAGACCCGATTCGCCGCCTACATCGGCAAATGGCGAAGACGTGGACGTTCCGCTATTTAACGACGTGATCAAATTTTTCCTGAACAGTTCCTTATTGAACGATGCTGACTTCCAACAGTTGACTCCTGCAGACAAAGAACTGAGATTACTTGCCGAATACAACAAAGCCAACAATACGCATGTGAATGTTCGAGTGAACTTCGGAGCAACAACGTCTTATAATAAGCCCCAGATGCGTCCTGGAGAGACATTCCAGGTATTGGTGCCTATCAATCCGTTTTGCCTAAGACCCGATATCACTCAGCCAATGTCCCCGGAAGAGCGATCAAGTTACGAACAATATTTGCGCGACGAAGATACGGCCTTGAGCAGCGGTAAATGGGATAATTTTCCTATTGGTTCGCGACTGTTCATCGGAAATCTTGCTGTTAACACGTTAAGCAAAGAGGATGTTTACAGAATTTTCCACCCTTATGGAGAAGTGAAACAAGTCAACCTTAAGCAAGGTTTTGGCTTTGTACAATATGCCAAGGCGGAAGAGTGTTCACGGGCCATcgaaggagaaaaaaatgttCCGCTTCATAACAGATTTATGCACTTGCAGGTTTCCAAGCATCAGGTCCAAAGAGCCATGGAGCAGCAAGGAAAGAATACCGGCTCATCAAAGAACAACAGAGGGAGATCCAGATCTCCGGATGGTGGTCACAACAAAAATCGGTCTAGGTCTCCGATCAACGAAACGGAAGTTAAGGTCATCACTTCGAACGATTCGACGCCAGAGTTCAATAACAGAATATTGAAAAGACTCAAACAGGATGGATTATCTCTAGAAACTGAACATTTCGATTTACCCGTCTCGGAAGTTCCCCAAGAAGCAAGCACGTCTGCCGCTTATAAGGGCGTCCTCGCTGTTGTGATTCCTCACCAtgacaagctggacatGATGATTTACGAGAAAACTTCCGATGGTGGCATTAGATTCGACGAGTACTCCGAAATCTCCATCAATGAAGCCATCGAGCTAATTTTAAGTGCAAAAGCGAAGCGTTTTGCTTCCGCCTCGCGGGAGCATCAATCGAGAGGCCGCTCGAGACAAAACAATGGTGGCCAAAATCGCCAGTCAAAAACCAGCAACCAAGCTCTGTACAGCTCGCGCAACGGTaaacaacaacatcaacaGAACTCTGGATCTGGAAGGTACGGCAACTCCAGATACAACCATCAGTATCCTACTGCTTACGCCACTGGAAGCAACGCACAACCTTTTGTGCCCCGTCCAGGCTATGGCACGCCTACTCCGCCACCCGCACCGTATGGCATACCAAGTAACGTGGGGTTTGCTCCTTCCTATCCAGGTTATCAGCAGCAATTGTATCAGCCGATGGGTATGCCTCAAGTTTCTCCACCTCAACCACAGGGAAATCAGGCACAACTATTACAAACCATGCAAAGCATGGACCCTGCAACCTTGCAAAATGTCTTGTCCTtgatgcagcagatgcaAACTCAACAACCTGGAAGTAACCAACAAACCTCGATGCCGCAAGGAAACGCCTTATCCGGCCTCTTGAATCAGTTGCAAAACTCTGCACCGGGTAACGCCCCACCTGCCCCATCATACTCTAGTTCGCTGAACCAGCCTTCTCAGCCTAGTAATTCCAACGCTTCCGGCAGTTCGAGCAACAATAGTCAGGATCAGACTAACGACTTGTTTGAAACCTTGGCCAGACTGAAGAATAATATGTGA
- a CDS encoding Methionine aminopeptidase 2 has protein sequence MTTEPNTLAEQIEKVALDETAEETHVNEATVEGNSGEKKKKKKKNNKKKKGGINQFFPDGVFPEGEWQEYTGSEENLKRVTDEEKRYLDRQANNKWNEFRKGAEIHRRVRQTAQKNIKPGMTMTEVAESIENSVRAYSGTDDSLKGGMGFPCGVSLNHCAAHYTPNAGDKVVLQYDDVMKVDFGVHVNGHIIDCAWTQTFNERYDPLLNAVKEATNTGIKTAGIDVRMTDVGEAVEEVMESYEVELDGKVYPVKCIRNLQGHNIKPYQIHGGKSVPIVKNGDTTKMEEGETFAIETFGSTGKGYVVHGGECSHYMKNLDAPPNAPIRLDRAKKLMQAIDKNFGSLPFCRRYLDRIGEEKYLLALNQLCRAGLITEHPPLVDVKGCYTAQYEHTILLHPTRKEVVSRGDDY, from the coding sequence ATGACTACAGAGCCGAATACTTTAGCCGAGCAAATCGAAAAGGTGGCTCTTGATGAAACTGCCGAGGAAACCCACGTCAATGAGGCAACTGTAGAGGGCAACAGCGgggagaagaaaaagaagaagaagaagaataacaaaaaaaagaagggCGGTATCAACCAGTTCTTCCCCGACGGCGTGTTCCCTGAAGGAGAGTGGCAGGAATATACCGGAAGCGAAGAGAATCTGAAGAGAGTAActgacgaggagaaaagaTATTTAGATCGTCAGGCTAACAACAAATGGAATGAGTTTAGAAAAGGAGCAGAGATTCATAGACGAGTGAGACAAACTGCCCAAAAGAACATCAAACCTGGAATGACAATGACTGAAGTTGCGGAGTCAATTGAGAATAGTGTCAGAGCCTACAGCGGTACAGACGATAGTTTAAAAGGAGGTATGGGATTTCCTTGCGGTGTGTCTCTCAACCATTGTGCAGCTCATTATACACCTAATGCTGGAGACAAAGTTGTTCTTCAATACGACGACGTCATGAaggttgattttggtgTTCATGTTAACGGACACATCATCGATTGTGCCTGGACTCAGACTTTCAACGAGAGATACGATCCTCTGCTAAATGCAGTGAAGGAGGCCACAAACACCGGCATCAAGACTGCCGGAATCGATGTGAGAATGACAGATGTTGGTGAAGCCGTTGAAGAAGTGATGGAAAGCTACGAGGTTGAACTTGACGGCAAAGTTTATCCTGTTAAATGCATACGGAATTTGCAAGGACACAACATCAAACCGTATCAAATCCATGGTGGAAAGTCTGTGCCAATCGTGAAAAACGGTGATACAACTAAGATGGAAGAAGGAGAGACTTTTGCCATTGAGACGTTCGGATCAACAGGCAAAGGCTATGTCGTTCATGGTGGTGAGTGCTCGCACTATATGAAAAACTTGGATGCACCTCCTAATGCTCCTATTAGACTCGATAGGGCCAAGAAGCTGATGCAGGCTATTGACAAGAACTTCGGCTCTTTGCCATTCTGTCGCAGATATCTTGATCGGATCGGTGAAGAGAAGTATTTATTAGCATTGAACCAGTTGTGCAGAGCAGGACTGATCACAGAGCATCCTCCACTTGTTGACGTTAAAGGTTGTTATACGGCACAATACGAGCATACAATTCTGTTGCATCCAACTAGAAAAGAAGTTGTTTCGAGAGGCGATGACTATTAA
- a CDS encoding SIR4-interacting protein SIF2, which produces MSLSATELNYLIWRYLQEGGLEVSAYALQDETKINEYDDRYSDRIPLGCLVDLVQKGILYYKVNDMIQNGGEIASEDIINMNFNLLNSISQSSDGVEERRIEPSSVIANNTSQPVPLIGQNGRVEDDNEFTVVLKNSFVFPASLASSWNPQNPNMLAWGQRDSTSNICTLTWDDSSKTLIPQSQPLPHPTSCKEIVSISWSPKGNTLMTASENGELRLWDSNGSIRFIMALHRSPVLAIRWSPNSAYLLTLDITNKAVVWDSQTGQSIQHIANLSTDNTDKCLGTDACWIDDTKFVLPGSDYSLYVYQLGDSQPIGVLAGHTDTVSLIMYNSELRLLCSASDDQTVRIWKGNSINSLQVLTGHSQPLTYVNWCKLGDGNWCVVTCSLDGSLKLWDFFKNKVLDSRLVDNGSPILVASLSPDSTKLATGDSDGNIMFWAITATRKFKQLSYYQPGEVENSNFVSTIDWNSTSTQISVGYSGTSSCVVKIV; this is translated from the coding sequence ATGTCGCTTTCAGCAACAGAGTTGAATTACCTCATTTGGAGGTATCTTCAAGAGGGTGGATTGGAAGTGAGCGCGTATGCTTTGCAAGATGAGACCAAAATAAACGAATACGACGATAGGTACAGCGATAGAATTCCACTTGGGTGTTTGGTAGACCTCGTTCAGAAGGGCATTTTGTACTACAAGGTGAATGATATGATTCAAAATGGTGGTGAGATTGCCTCTGAAGATATCATAAACATGAATTTCAATCTCTTGAATTCAATATCCCAGTCGTCTGATGGAGTTGAAGAACGCAGAATTGAGCCTTCTTCAGTGATCGCTAATAATACTTCACAACCAGTTCCATTAATCGGGCAGAATGGGAGGGTAGAGGATGATAATGAGTTCACCGtggtgctgaaaaatagttttgtttttccagctaGTCTggcgagcagctggaaccCCCAAAACCCGAACATGTTGGCTTGGGGACAGCGAGATTCTACCTCCAATATATGCACTCTCACCTGGGATGACTCCAGTAAAACCCTTATTCCACAATCGCAACCGCTTCCACATCCAACATCCTGCAAAGAAATTGTCTCTATCTCTTGGAGTCCCAAAGGCAATACGTTAATGACTGCGTCTGAAAATGGAGAGCTTCGTCTGTGGGACTCCAATGGTTCAATAAGATTTATTATGGCGCTACACCGCTCTCCCGTGCTGGCAATACGATGGTCGCCTAATTCCGCATATCTACTAACCCTTGATATCACCAACAAAGCAGTGGTGTGGGACTCTCAAACTGGACAATCAATTCAGCATATTGCTAACCTGTCAACAGATAACACAGACAAATGTTTAGGGACCGATGCATGTTGGATAGACGATACCAAGTTCGTGCTACCGGGCTCAGATTATTCGTTATATGTTTACCAATTGGGAGATAGCCAACCTATCGGTGTCCTTGCGGGACATACTGATACTGTCTCTCTTATAATGTACAATAGCGAGCTCCGCCTTTTATGCTCCGCATCCGACGACCAAACGGTAAGAATATGGAAAGGAAACTCCATCAATTCCTTACAAGTGTTGACGGGTCATTCGCAACCACTCACTTATGTCAACTGGTGCAAACTGGGAGATGGGAATTGGTGTGTTGTGACCTGCTCACTGGATGGATCGCTCAAACTTTGggactttttcaagaataAGGTACTGGACTCTCGGCTAGTTGACAATGGCTCCCCAATATTAGTGGCCTCTTTGTCTCCTGATAGCACTAAGCTGGCTACTGGAGACTCTGATGGTAATATAATGTTTTGGGCTATTACTGCCACGAGGAAATTTAAGCAATTAAGCTATTATCAGCCTGGTGAGGTTGAAAATTCCAATTTCGTATCTACCATCGACTGGAACTCCACTAGCACCCAAATATCCGTTGGATATAGTGGAACTTCAAGTTGTGTTGTCAAGATTGTATAA
- a CDS encoding 26S proteasome regulatory subunit RPN7: protein MIIDTLSSGVRRIPDFEVAQNVYLLQQGFGNDELVYRILEQIKEQQMAPYYDYITNELKIPGLKFDKELYDKLAQQNTEKVADLKKQLEKLAEDDEGELEILKVWTDLLEYYAAIGDKTNALTTYQKTFELAPSTGSKIDLVLTIARIGFFFDDKLFTKKYLDEANILIEKGGDWERRNRYKTYLGIYLMSTRKFEEASKLLIDSLATFTSTEISTYEQVAQYSLICGAISLERPDLRKKLIESPEILTIGSNSPELASIYNLIKSLYYCEYQDFFPNLIKTHDEILVKNKFLRPHTNFYMREIRCKAYSQLLESYKSLSLKSMAESFGVSEDFLDQDLCKFIPNKKINCIIDKVNGIVETNRPDNKNNQYHALIKNGDSLLTKLQKYGAAVRLSGAEKV from the coding sequence ATGATTATCGATACATTGTCGTCTGGAGTTCGCAGAATTCCGGATTTTGAGGTTGCACAAAACGTTTACCTTCTTCAGCAGGGCTTTGGGAATGATGAGCTTGTGTACCGAATCCTTGAACAAATCAAGGAACAACAGATGGCTCCCTACTATGACTACATAACTAATGAATTGAAGATACCAGGACTCAAGTTTGACAAAGAATTATATGATAAACTGGCTCAGCAGAACACCGAAAAGGTTGCTGACTTAAAGAAGCAGCTAGAGAAGCTTGCAGAGgatgatgaaggagaattggagattttgaaagtTTGGACAGACCTTCTAGAGTATTATGCTGCGATTGGCGACAAAACCAATGCATTGACCACCTACCAAAAAACTTTCGAGCTGGCACCGTCCACAGGCTCGAAAATTGATCTGGTTTTAACCATTGCAAGAATCGGATTCTTTTTCGATGATAAATTGTTCACTAAGAAATACCTTGATGAAGCAAATATTTTAATTGAGAAAGGTGGAGATTGGGAAAGGCGAAACCGGTACAAGACGTATCTCGGAATTTACCTGATGTCTACTAGAAAATTTGAGGAAGCATCTAAACTTTTGATTGATTCACTGGCTACCTTCACATCGACTGAGATTTCTACATATGAGCAGGTGGCTCAATACTCACTGATTTGCGGTGCTATTTCATTAGAAAGACCAGATTTGCGTAAGAAACTGATCGAGTCCCCAGAGATCCTAACTATCGGTTCCAATTCACCCGAACTAGCTTCAATCTACAATCTGATCAAGTCGCTGTATTACTGTGAGTATCAAGATTTCTTTCCAAATTTGATTAAGACCCATGACGAGAtcttggtgaaaaataaattctTGCGTCCTCACACCAACTTCTACATGAGAGAAATCAGATGTAAGGCATATTCACAATTGCTAGAGAGCTACAAATCTTTATCGCTCAAGTCGATGGCCGAGAGTTTTGGGGTCTCCGAGGACTTTTTGGATCAAGATCTCTGCAAATTCATTCcgaataaaaaaatcaattGCATCATAGACAAAGTGAATGGAATCGTCGAAACGAATAGGCCTgacaacaaaaacaacCAGTATCACGCTCTCATCAAAAATGGAGATTCTTTGTTGAccaaactccaaaaatacGGTGCAGCGGTGCGTTTGAGTGGTGCAGAAAAGGTGTAG